Proteins from one Mycteria americana isolate JAX WOST 10 ecotype Jacksonville Zoo and Gardens chromosome 1, USCA_MyAme_1.0, whole genome shotgun sequence genomic window:
- the WNT5B gene encoding protein Wnt-5b isoform X3, which produces MQGAPSRRPALRGLPQRRRRPQPTMTGPRLALAAALLCSCTSPVADANSWWSLAMNPIQRPEMYIIGAQPVCSQLPGLSPGQRKLCQLYQEHMVFIGEGARSAIKECQYQFRQRRWNCSTVDNTSVFGRVMKIGSRETAFTYAVSAAGVVNAISRACREGELSSCGCSRTARPKDLPRDWLWGGCGDNVEYGYRFAKEFVDAKEREKNYVRGSEEQARMLMNLQNNEAGRRAVYKLADVACKCHGVSGSCSLKTCWLQLADFRKVGDLLKEKYDSAAAMRISRKGKLELVNNRFNMPTQEDLVYVDPSPDYCLRNETTGSLGTQGRLCNKTSEGMDGCELMCCGRGYDQFKSVQVERCHCKFHWCCYVKCKKCTEIVDQYVCK; this is translated from the exons GGCGCCCCGTCCCGGCGGCCGGCTctgcgggggctgccccagcgccgccgccgcccgcagcccacCATGACCGGGCCGAGGCTGGCCCTCGCCGCCGCGCTCCTCTGCAGCTGCACCTCGCCGGTGGCCGACGCCAACTCCTGGTG GTCTTTGGCCATGAACCCCATCCAGAGACCTGAGATGTACATCATCGGCGCTCAGCCGGTGTGCAGCCAGCTGCCGGGGCTCTCCCCGGGGcagcgcaagctctgccagctctaCCAGGAGCACATGGTGTTCATCGGGGAAGGGGCCCGCAGTGCCATCAAGGAGTGCCAGTACCAGTTTCGGCAGCGGCGGTGGAACTGCAGCACGGTGGACAACACCTCTGTCTTTGGGCGGGTCATGAAAATAG GGAGCAGAGAGACTGCTTTCACCTACGCTGTCAGTGCTGCCGGGGTGGTGAACGCGATCAGCCGGGCTTGCCGTGAAGGAGAGCtctccagctgtggctgcagccGGACCGCCCGGCCCAAGGACTTGCCCCGAGActggctgtggggtggctgcggggATAACGTGGAGTATGGATATCGTTTTGCCAAGGAGTTTGTGGATgccaaggagagggagaagaactACGTGAGAGGTTCAGAGGAGCAGGCTCGCATGCTGATGAACTTGCAGAACAACGAGGCTGGTCGCAGG GCCGTGTACAAGCTGGCGGACGTGGCCTGCAAGTGCCACGGTGTGTCGGGCTCCTGCAGCCTCAAgacctgctggctgcagctggctgacTTCCGCAAGGTGGGCGACCTGCTGAAGGAGAAGTACGACAGCGCCGCTGCCATGAGGATCAGCCGCAAGGGCAAGCTGGAGCTGGTGAACAACCGTTTCAACATGCCGACGCAAGAGGACCTGGTCTACGTCGACCCCAGCCCGGACTATTGCCTGCGCAACGAGACCACTGGCTCGCTGGGCACTCAGGGCCGACTGTGCAACAAGACCTCAGAGGGCATGGATGGGTGTGAGCTGATGTGCTGCGGACGGGGTTATGACCAGTTCAAGAGCGTCCAGGTGGAGCGTTGCCACTGCAAGTTCCATTGGTGCTGTTATGTCAAGTGTAAAAAGTGCACAGAGATCGTCGACCAGTACGTCTGTAAATGA
- the WNT5B gene encoding protein Wnt-5b isoform X2: protein MGHQLQGAPSRRPALRGLPQRRRRPQPTMTGPRLALAAALLCSCTSPVADANSWWSLAMNPIQRPEMYIIGAQPVCSQLPGLSPGQRKLCQLYQEHMVFIGEGARSAIKECQYQFRQRRWNCSTVDNTSVFGRVMKIGSRETAFTYAVSAAGVVNAISRACREGELSSCGCSRTARPKDLPRDWLWGGCGDNVEYGYRFAKEFVDAKEREKNYVRGSEEQARMLMNLQNNEAGRRAVYKLADVACKCHGVSGSCSLKTCWLQLADFRKVGDLLKEKYDSAAAMRISRKGKLELVNNRFNMPTQEDLVYVDPSPDYCLRNETTGSLGTQGRLCNKTSEGMDGCELMCCGRGYDQFKSVQVERCHCKFHWCCYVKCKKCTEIVDQYVCK from the exons GGCGCCCCGTCCCGGCGGCCGGCTctgcgggggctgccccagcgccgccgccgcccgcagcccacCATGACCGGGCCGAGGCTGGCCCTCGCCGCCGCGCTCCTCTGCAGCTGCACCTCGCCGGTGGCCGACGCCAACTCCTGGTG GTCTTTGGCCATGAACCCCATCCAGAGACCTGAGATGTACATCATCGGCGCTCAGCCGGTGTGCAGCCAGCTGCCGGGGCTCTCCCCGGGGcagcgcaagctctgccagctctaCCAGGAGCACATGGTGTTCATCGGGGAAGGGGCCCGCAGTGCCATCAAGGAGTGCCAGTACCAGTTTCGGCAGCGGCGGTGGAACTGCAGCACGGTGGACAACACCTCTGTCTTTGGGCGGGTCATGAAAATAG GGAGCAGAGAGACTGCTTTCACCTACGCTGTCAGTGCTGCCGGGGTGGTGAACGCGATCAGCCGGGCTTGCCGTGAAGGAGAGCtctccagctgtggctgcagccGGACCGCCCGGCCCAAGGACTTGCCCCGAGActggctgtggggtggctgcggggATAACGTGGAGTATGGATATCGTTTTGCCAAGGAGTTTGTGGATgccaaggagagggagaagaactACGTGAGAGGTTCAGAGGAGCAGGCTCGCATGCTGATGAACTTGCAGAACAACGAGGCTGGTCGCAGG GCCGTGTACAAGCTGGCGGACGTGGCCTGCAAGTGCCACGGTGTGTCGGGCTCCTGCAGCCTCAAgacctgctggctgcagctggctgacTTCCGCAAGGTGGGCGACCTGCTGAAGGAGAAGTACGACAGCGCCGCTGCCATGAGGATCAGCCGCAAGGGCAAGCTGGAGCTGGTGAACAACCGTTTCAACATGCCGACGCAAGAGGACCTGGTCTACGTCGACCCCAGCCCGGACTATTGCCTGCGCAACGAGACCACTGGCTCGCTGGGCACTCAGGGCCGACTGTGCAACAAGACCTCAGAGGGCATGGATGGGTGTGAGCTGATGTGCTGCGGACGGGGTTATGACCAGTTCAAGAGCGTCCAGGTGGAGCGTTGCCACTGCAAGTTCCATTGGTGCTGTTATGTCAAGTGTAAAAAGTGCACAGAGATCGTCGACCAGTACGTCTGTAAATGA
- the WNT5B gene encoding protein Wnt-5b isoform X1 — protein sequence MSALAPVRGVYKPDFSPTSAALWVTAAVIPPAEISQPAIQGAPSRRPALRGLPQRRRRPQPTMTGPRLALAAALLCSCTSPVADANSWWSLAMNPIQRPEMYIIGAQPVCSQLPGLSPGQRKLCQLYQEHMVFIGEGARSAIKECQYQFRQRRWNCSTVDNTSVFGRVMKIGSRETAFTYAVSAAGVVNAISRACREGELSSCGCSRTARPKDLPRDWLWGGCGDNVEYGYRFAKEFVDAKEREKNYVRGSEEQARMLMNLQNNEAGRRAVYKLADVACKCHGVSGSCSLKTCWLQLADFRKVGDLLKEKYDSAAAMRISRKGKLELVNNRFNMPTQEDLVYVDPSPDYCLRNETTGSLGTQGRLCNKTSEGMDGCELMCCGRGYDQFKSVQVERCHCKFHWCCYVKCKKCTEIVDQYVCK from the exons GGCGCCCCGTCCCGGCGGCCGGCTctgcgggggctgccccagcgccgccgccgcccgcagcccacCATGACCGGGCCGAGGCTGGCCCTCGCCGCCGCGCTCCTCTGCAGCTGCACCTCGCCGGTGGCCGACGCCAACTCCTGGTG GTCTTTGGCCATGAACCCCATCCAGAGACCTGAGATGTACATCATCGGCGCTCAGCCGGTGTGCAGCCAGCTGCCGGGGCTCTCCCCGGGGcagcgcaagctctgccagctctaCCAGGAGCACATGGTGTTCATCGGGGAAGGGGCCCGCAGTGCCATCAAGGAGTGCCAGTACCAGTTTCGGCAGCGGCGGTGGAACTGCAGCACGGTGGACAACACCTCTGTCTTTGGGCGGGTCATGAAAATAG GGAGCAGAGAGACTGCTTTCACCTACGCTGTCAGTGCTGCCGGGGTGGTGAACGCGATCAGCCGGGCTTGCCGTGAAGGAGAGCtctccagctgtggctgcagccGGACCGCCCGGCCCAAGGACTTGCCCCGAGActggctgtggggtggctgcggggATAACGTGGAGTATGGATATCGTTTTGCCAAGGAGTTTGTGGATgccaaggagagggagaagaactACGTGAGAGGTTCAGAGGAGCAGGCTCGCATGCTGATGAACTTGCAGAACAACGAGGCTGGTCGCAGG GCCGTGTACAAGCTGGCGGACGTGGCCTGCAAGTGCCACGGTGTGTCGGGCTCCTGCAGCCTCAAgacctgctggctgcagctggctgacTTCCGCAAGGTGGGCGACCTGCTGAAGGAGAAGTACGACAGCGCCGCTGCCATGAGGATCAGCCGCAAGGGCAAGCTGGAGCTGGTGAACAACCGTTTCAACATGCCGACGCAAGAGGACCTGGTCTACGTCGACCCCAGCCCGGACTATTGCCTGCGCAACGAGACCACTGGCTCGCTGGGCACTCAGGGCCGACTGTGCAACAAGACCTCAGAGGGCATGGATGGGTGTGAGCTGATGTGCTGCGGACGGGGTTATGACCAGTTCAAGAGCGTCCAGGTGGAGCGTTGCCACTGCAAGTTCCATTGGTGCTGTTATGTCAAGTGTAAAAAGTGCACAGAGATCGTCGACCAGTACGTCTGTAAATGA
- the WNT5B gene encoding protein Wnt-5b isoform X4 has translation MTGPRLALAAALLCSCTSPVADANSWWSLAMNPIQRPEMYIIGAQPVCSQLPGLSPGQRKLCQLYQEHMVFIGEGARSAIKECQYQFRQRRWNCSTVDNTSVFGRVMKIGSRETAFTYAVSAAGVVNAISRACREGELSSCGCSRTARPKDLPRDWLWGGCGDNVEYGYRFAKEFVDAKEREKNYVRGSEEQARMLMNLQNNEAGRRAVYKLADVACKCHGVSGSCSLKTCWLQLADFRKVGDLLKEKYDSAAAMRISRKGKLELVNNRFNMPTQEDLVYVDPSPDYCLRNETTGSLGTQGRLCNKTSEGMDGCELMCCGRGYDQFKSVQVERCHCKFHWCCYVKCKKCTEIVDQYVCK, from the exons ATGACCGGGCCGAGGCTGGCCCTCGCCGCCGCGCTCCTCTGCAGCTGCACCTCGCCGGTGGCCGACGCCAACTCCTGGTG GTCTTTGGCCATGAACCCCATCCAGAGACCTGAGATGTACATCATCGGCGCTCAGCCGGTGTGCAGCCAGCTGCCGGGGCTCTCCCCGGGGcagcgcaagctctgccagctctaCCAGGAGCACATGGTGTTCATCGGGGAAGGGGCCCGCAGTGCCATCAAGGAGTGCCAGTACCAGTTTCGGCAGCGGCGGTGGAACTGCAGCACGGTGGACAACACCTCTGTCTTTGGGCGGGTCATGAAAATAG GGAGCAGAGAGACTGCTTTCACCTACGCTGTCAGTGCTGCCGGGGTGGTGAACGCGATCAGCCGGGCTTGCCGTGAAGGAGAGCtctccagctgtggctgcagccGGACCGCCCGGCCCAAGGACTTGCCCCGAGActggctgtggggtggctgcggggATAACGTGGAGTATGGATATCGTTTTGCCAAGGAGTTTGTGGATgccaaggagagggagaagaactACGTGAGAGGTTCAGAGGAGCAGGCTCGCATGCTGATGAACTTGCAGAACAACGAGGCTGGTCGCAGG GCCGTGTACAAGCTGGCGGACGTGGCCTGCAAGTGCCACGGTGTGTCGGGCTCCTGCAGCCTCAAgacctgctggctgcagctggctgacTTCCGCAAGGTGGGCGACCTGCTGAAGGAGAAGTACGACAGCGCCGCTGCCATGAGGATCAGCCGCAAGGGCAAGCTGGAGCTGGTGAACAACCGTTTCAACATGCCGACGCAAGAGGACCTGGTCTACGTCGACCCCAGCCCGGACTATTGCCTGCGCAACGAGACCACTGGCTCGCTGGGCACTCAGGGCCGACTGTGCAACAAGACCTCAGAGGGCATGGATGGGTGTGAGCTGATGTGCTGCGGACGGGGTTATGACCAGTTCAAGAGCGTCCAGGTGGAGCGTTGCCACTGCAAGTTCCATTGGTGCTGTTATGTCAAGTGTAAAAAGTGCACAGAGATCGTCGACCAGTACGTCTGTAAATGA